GCCGTTCAATAAGCTGAGGGTACTTTGCCAAAGCATTAATTATCTGTACAGAAGTTAGCTTTTTAGCAGCGAAATGCTCCTTCCAGATATCTTCTTTCTGCCTTACAAGCTCTAAGGGTTTTATTCCCAGTTTTTTCAGCAAATCTTTAATCTCAATTTTGGTAAGAGGCGTGTCAAGATATTTCACAACAGAATATTCTTTGCCAGTTTTTTCAAGTAACTCCAGGCCTTCACGTGATTTGCTGCAACGCGGGTTGTGATAAATGGTTATCATCAAATTCTTTTTGCAAAGAAAGCC
The nucleotide sequence above comes from Flavobacterium sp. J372. Encoded proteins:
- the arsC gene encoding arsenate reductase (glutaredoxin) (This arsenate reductase requires both glutathione and glutaredoxin to convert arsenate to arsenite, after which the efflux transporter formed by ArsA and ArsB can extrude the arsenite from the cell, providing resistance.), translating into MITIYHNPRCSKSREGLELLEKTGKEYSVVKYLDTPLTKIEIKDLLKKLGIKPLELVRQKEDIWKEHFAAKKLTSVQIINALAKYPQLIERPIIVNGDKAVIARPAEKAKEIF